A genomic segment from Agrobacterium vitis encodes:
- a CDS encoding chloramphenicol phosphotransferase CPT family protein, whose protein sequence is MRPDTEREIGSAGQILILNGAPRCGKSSIAKVVLDSFPGLWVNLGVDAQMATISERHRPGIGLRPGGEHPEKEAVVQQLYGALHETIAAHSRLGINVVVDAGYHEAYSRPLHILDDCARRLAGLPVLFIGVRCSLSTIMARRAASPTNGAIAYLQGSTNDPVPEPVQRWQMAVHEHGPYDLDIDTTDKTPEECAREILTLLAKDRPSPSFFERRLTLIQT, encoded by the coding sequence GTGAGGCCGGATACAGAGCGGGAGATCGGCTCTGCGGGACAGATCCTGATCCTGAACGGGGCGCCGCGTTGCGGTAAATCCAGCATCGCAAAGGTGGTGCTGGACAGCTTTCCGGGCCTTTGGGTCAATCTTGGCGTTGATGCACAGATGGCCACGATCAGCGAAAGGCACAGGCCCGGCATCGGCTTGCGGCCCGGCGGCGAGCACCCGGAAAAAGAAGCGGTCGTGCAGCAGCTCTACGGCGCCCTGCATGAAACGATTGCCGCCCATAGCCGGCTGGGGATCAATGTGGTTGTCGATGCGGGCTACCACGAGGCCTATTCGCGGCCACTCCATATTCTCGATGATTGCGCCAGACGGCTGGCTGGTCTGCCGGTGCTGTTCATCGGTGTCCGTTGCTCGCTTTCCACCATCATGGCCCGCCGGGCCGCCTCTCCAACCAATGGCGCGATCGCCTATCTTCAGGGCTCAACAAACGATCCGGTTCCGGAACCTGTACAGCGCTGGCAAATGGCTGTGCATGAACACGGCCCCTATGATCTGGACATCGATACAACCGACAAGACACCGGAAGAGTGTGCTAGAGAGATTCTGACATTGCTGGCTAAGGATCGACCAAGCCCCAGCTTTTTCGAGCGGCGTTTGACGCTCATCCAGACCTGA
- a CDS encoding branched-chain amino acid ABC transporter substrate-binding protein, with amino-acid sequence MKLHLLASAALAALLAAAPAAHADITIGLMAPLTGPLAAIGAQIKNGTETAIADINAKGGIKGEKLVLKTADDAGEPKQGVSAANQLVGEGVRFVVGPVTSGVAVPASDVLAENGALMVTPTATAPSLTKRGLPTVLRTCGRDDQQADVAAKYVLAHFKDKKIAILNDKGQYGKGLADAFKAALNADGVKEVFNDSLTAGEKDFSALVTRLKSANVEVLYFGGYHPEAGLLVRQMQDAGLKAVVVAGDGLSNSEYTTVGGDAANGTLFTNAADALKNPDSKVAADSLTAKGIPAEAFTLNAYAAVQVIAAGIEKVGSAEDAEAIATAIKSGEPIPTAIGKLTYGETGDLTSQSFSMYKWEGGKTVAAE; translated from the coding sequence ATGAAACTTCATCTTTTGGCCAGCGCTGCGCTAGCCGCGCTTCTCGCCGCTGCCCCCGCAGCCCATGCCGATATTACCATTGGTCTGATGGCGCCGCTGACCGGGCCGTTGGCGGCCATTGGTGCGCAGATCAAGAACGGCACGGAAACAGCGATTGCCGATATCAATGCCAAGGGTGGCATCAAGGGCGAAAAGCTGGTGCTGAAGACCGCCGACGATGCGGGCGAGCCGAAGCAAGGCGTGTCCGCCGCAAACCAGCTGGTCGGTGAAGGTGTGCGTTTCGTGGTTGGCCCGGTGACGTCAGGCGTCGCCGTTCCGGCCTCCGACGTGCTGGCGGAAAACGGCGCGCTGATGGTCACTCCGACCGCCACGGCCCCAAGCCTGACCAAGCGCGGCTTGCCGACTGTGCTGCGCACCTGCGGTCGTGATGATCAGCAGGCCGATGTGGCGGCCAAATATGTGCTGGCCCATTTCAAGGACAAGAAGATCGCCATCCTCAATGACAAGGGTCAGTATGGCAAGGGTCTGGCGGATGCCTTCAAGGCCGCGCTGAACGCCGATGGTGTCAAGGAAGTGTTCAACGATTCGCTGACCGCAGGCGAAAAAGATTTCAGCGCGCTCGTCACCCGGTTGAAGTCGGCCAATGTCGAAGTGCTGTATTTTGGCGGCTATCATCCCGAAGCAGGCCTACTGGTGCGCCAGATGCAGGATGCCGGGCTGAAAGCCGTGGTGGTGGCGGGCGATGGCCTGTCCAACAGCGAATATACCACTGTCGGCGGTGACGCCGCCAATGGCACGCTGTTCACCAATGCCGCCGACGCGCTGAAAAACCCGGATTCCAAGGTTGCAGCCGATTCGTTGACCGCCAAGGGCATTCCGGCGGAAGCCTTCACGCTCAACGCCTACGCCGCCGTGCAGGTCATTGCCGCTGGCATCGAAAAGGTCGGCAGCGCCGAGGATGCCGAAGCTATCGCCACCGCGATCAAGTCCGGCGAACCGATCCCGACCGCCATCGGCAAGCTGACCTATGGCGAAACCGGCGACCTCACCTCGCAGAGCTTCTCCATGTACAAATGGGAAGGCGGCAAGACCGTCGCCGCTGAGTAA
- a CDS encoding aldose 1-epimerase family protein: MPTLTEIGNDQLTVQISSLGAEMQSLRTQDGKALLWHGDAAYWGGRSPILFPIVGKAKDDTLLIDGKPYSMAQHGIARRREFTLLEAGADVCRHELTANDETKAAYPFDFSLVLEHRLHGAGLTVSATVTNRGDTPMPYGLGFHPAFLWPLPGAEGKPHTITLDNGAEPALLRLGGGLLAEEARPSPFHGGRLVLDKSQFEEDAMIFPEGTGTGLTYHAEDAASLHFRFENLPNLALWQKPGAPFICIEPWHGMAARHGKSSELMERPYTVTLAPGDSTRHGFTVTVEA; the protein is encoded by the coding sequence ATGCCCACACTGACTGAGATCGGCAATGACCAGCTTACCGTGCAGATCTCCTCGCTTGGCGCGGAGATGCAGTCCCTTCGCACGCAAGACGGCAAGGCCCTGCTATGGCATGGCGATGCGGCCTATTGGGGCGGGCGTTCGCCCATTCTGTTTCCGATTGTCGGCAAGGCCAAAGACGATACGTTGCTGATCGATGGCAAGCCCTATTCCATGGCTCAGCACGGCATTGCCCGACGCCGCGAGTTTACGCTGCTGGAAGCCGGAGCCGATGTCTGTCGCCACGAACTGACCGCCAATGACGAGACCAAAGCGGCCTATCCCTTCGATTTTTCGCTGGTGCTGGAACACCGGCTGCATGGTGCGGGTCTGACGGTGTCCGCCACGGTTACCAATCGCGGTGATACCCCCATGCCCTATGGCCTCGGCTTCCATCCGGCTTTTCTCTGGCCCTTGCCGGGGGCAGAGGGCAAGCCACACACGATCACGCTGGACAATGGTGCCGAGCCAGCCCTGTTGCGGTTGGGTGGCGGCTTGCTGGCCGAAGAAGCCCGCCCCTCACCCTTCCATGGCGGACGGCTGGTGCTGGACAAGAGCCAGTTCGAGGAAGACGCGATGATCTTTCCCGAAGGTACCGGAACGGGGCTAACCTATCACGCCGAAGATGCGGCCAGCCTGCATTTCCGCTTTGAAAATCTGCCCAATCTGGCACTCTGGCAAAAACCCGGCGCACCCTTCATCTGCATTGAGCCCTGGCACGGCATGGCCGCTCGCCATGGCAAGAGCAGCGAATTGATGGAACGCCCCTATACCGTCACACTCGCCCCCGGCGACAGCACCCGCCACGGCTTTACCGTGACCGTCGAAGCGTGA